Part of the Spiribacter salinus M19-40 genome, CGGCAATGCCATGTTGCCGTGCCATGTCGGTAAGTGGAGGTAGCGCAGCATCAATAGCCGGATGAGCGAATCCACACTTTGCATCCACTCGGCCCGTCGCCGGCCGCAGCGTTGAGAAAACCGGCTCGGCTTGGCCATCGACCTTGCCACATTGGACGTGCTCACAATAGATGGGCGCATACGCCAGTCCGTGACTCGCAATGCCGTCCAACTCAGCGGAGACAACCGCCTGGGCCATCGCCTTGGCAACGGAATCGCTCGCGCCACTGGCAACAAGCGCTCCCGCCGTGAGGTGATGAAGTTCATCGGGGGTAATATTGACTAACGACATGGTGCCTCCCGTCGACAATGAATCAGGGGGTCTGGGGTGCTTGATCGGCAAGCCAGCCGTCCTGGAGAAGGGCGGGATTGATACGCCGTATCGCTGGCCAGGTTTCGCGCCTGAGGGCATCAACACTCACCCGAGCAATTTCACCGGCCAGCGCATCAAACTCCCCGGCGTGATAACCAATGGAAAGATGCCGACGCACCGTCGGACCCGGCAACGGAATGATACGAACCCGAGCCAACTGGTCCCGTCCTTGCAGGAGGCAGAGCGGCGTCGTAATGGCAAAACCCAGGCCCTCTCCCACCATACGAAAGACGACATCCGTGGAATCGAACGCGAGGCTGCATCGCGGCTTGAGGCGCAGACGACTCAGATGCAGCGAGACTTGGCGCGCGAGGGCCGCATGCTCGCTGTAGGCCACCAGTTCAAGGTCGCTCGCTACCTGCTCGAGACCGGCATCCAACGGCCGGTAGTCCGCCGGCAGCGCAAGGACAAGCGGCTCGGCCAGTAACGGGTAAACCGTGAGGCCAGCGTGCTCGACC contains:
- a CDS encoding LysR family transcriptional regulator, with translation MSQGSRGGLNDLRALEVFATVAEAGSMTAGAKRLGLSQSGVSQSVRHLENALGVDLIDRAVRPMGLTRAGHDLHQRARRLLAEAGNTAQAVRRAAHVGESQLRIGLVDSLAVSVGPDLARQLRADGGGCLLHSGQSLSHVEALRRRELDLVIGSDTMLVEHAGLTVYPLLAEPLVLALPADYRPLDAGLEQVASDLELVAYSEHAALARQVSLHLSRLRLKPRCSLAFDSTDVVFRMVGEGLGFAITTPLCLLQGRDQLARVRIIPLPGPTVRRHLSIGYHAGEFDALAGEIARVSVDALRRETWPAIRRINPALLQDGWLADQAPQTP